The genomic interval TCAGCTGTCCATATAGACGGTACCAGGGCTTACAAGCGGGCATTGAAGGGAGAAAGCCCTGATATGCCGTCCCGCCGGATTTTGATTGAATACCTTGAAATCACCGGATATAAGGCCCCTCTTCTTTCTCTGCAGATTGCCTGTTCAAAGGGAACCTACATTCGTTCGTTGGCAAGGGATATAGCATATGAACTTGGTACTGTCGCCTTTGTAAGCTCTCTGCGGCGAATGAAGGTCGGCAGTGCCGTTGTGGAAGATTCCTCGAGGGTAGAGGACATCGGTGAAGAGACTGGCGTTATCAACGACAGGAGTTCAATGGAAAATCTGCTCGGACTCGAGGGAATAAGCGTACCCGACGCGGCTGTAGATGATTTTTTGCTGGGGCGTTCTCTTGATACGCCGGGTTTTCTTCCGGAAACCGCCGATAAGGAACATTATGTCTGTTTTGACAGCCTGGGGCGCTTTCTCGGGGTCATTAGAAATCAAGAGCACAGATGGTCATACGGTATGGTCAACGGGGCGTTGAGAGATTGACTTTTTAAGGATTTTAAGTACAATCTAGGCAGGTATTTTAGTACTAATTCTGTTTGTATTAGAGAATTAAAAAAAAGACCGTAGATACGGATGAAAATCAAGAGCAGGTTTCGCTCATAAAAGAGAAATGCAAAGAAGCAAGAGAGTTTAAAGGAGAAAATGATGTTAGCTAAAGAAGCGAAACAGGATGTCATTAAAGATTTCGGTAAAACCGACAAAGACAGCGGATCCACCGAGGTTCAGATCGCGTTGCTTACAAAAAGAATAGAAGACCTGACCGAACACTTTAAGACAAATAAAAAGGACCATGCTTCCCGACGGGGTTTGTTAAAGATGGTTGGACAAAGACGCAGGCTGCTGAAGTATCTTCAGAGAAAGGATCTGGAAAAGTATCGTTCTCTGCTTGGCCGGTTGAACCTGAGAAAATAAGAAATAAGGAAATCTTAAAATGAATCATTCAGTTACCATTCCGATGGGGAATGGCGAACTAATCCTCGAAACCGGAAAAATGGCCAAACAGGCTAACGGTGCTGTGTTTGCCCGCTATGAAGGCAGTGCAGTACTTGCAACTGTATGTTGCAGTGATAAACCGGTGGAAGGACTGGATTACGTTCCCCTGCAAGTTGAATATAACGAAAAGTACTATGCCGCTGGAAAAATCCCCGGAGGATTCTTAAAACGCGAAGGGCGCCCAAAAGACAAGGAAATCCTTGTTTGCCGGCTGATAGACCGGCCTATGCGTCCTCTTTTCCATAAATCCTTTCAACGGGACATACAGGTTGTACCGACCGTCGTGTCTGCGGATCAGATAAATCCTCCTGATATCATTGCCATGGTCGCTGCATCCGCAGCGGTTGTTATCTCTGATATTCCTTTTGAAGGACCCGTCGGCGCAGTACGTATCAGTTCCATTGATGGAGAACTGATTATAAATCCGACTTTTGACCAGATTGAGCGAAGCGAGCTTGACATTATTGTCTCCGGTACCAACGAAGGCATAACCATGGTAGAGGGCGGGGCAAAGGAAGTTTCCGAGGAACGGATGCTCGAAGCTATTGCCTTGGCGGAGTCCGAGATTAAGAAGATCTGTGCCGCCCAGCTTGAACTGCGCGAAAAGGCCGGCAAGGAAAAGCTCCCTCTTGTAGAGGAAGAAGAGGTCTTCTCTCTTGAAGATGAGATCAAAGCTTTTGCTGCACCAAAGCTTGAAGAAGCCTGTTTTGTTCCAGGAAAATTCGAGCGTTATGCAGCCATAAAAGCCGTCAAAAACGAGACTCTCACATCATTTGAAGAAAAACTGGACGACGACGATTATGAAAAGGTCGATAAGATCTTTGAAAAATTAGAATATGATATTGTTCGTGCTTCTATATTACAAAACGGAAAACGAACAGATGGGCGCGGCGTCGAGGACATACGGCCGATCAGCTGTGAAATCCGTGTATTGCCCCGCACGCACGGCAGCGCGCTTTTTACCCGCGGAGAGACACAGGCCCTGGCTGTGACAACCCTGGGGACCGTCTCGGATGAAAAGATCGTAGACGATATTGACGGAGACAAGAGCTACGAAAGTTTTATGCTGCACTATAATTTCCCTCCTTTCTCCGTAGGCGAAACGGGTCGTATGGGAACCGGGCGTCGTGAAATCGGGCATGGACATTTGGCGCAGCGAGCAATCGAAGGAGTTCTTCCGAAAAAAGAAGATTTTCCCTACACCATTCGGGTTGTTTCGGAAATCCTTGAGTCCAATGGATCCTCATCCATGGCTACTGTGTGCGGCAGCTCATTGTCTCTTCAAAGCGCCGGTGTACCGATCAAGAAACCGGTAGCAGGAATCGCCATGGGCTTGATCAGCTCTCCGGAAAAGACCGTTGTTCTTTCGGATATCCTTGGAGAAGAGGACCATTTAGGGGACATGGATTTCAAGGTTGCTGGAACCGAGGATGGGATCACCGCCTTCCAGATGGACATTAAGATTTCTGGTGTCTCCCAGGAGATTATGGCAACAGCCCTGAATCAGGCTAAAAAGGGCCGAATGCATATTCTCGGTATCATGAACGAAACAGTTAGTTCACACCATGGAAATATGTCCGAATATGCTCCCAAGATCTTAACTCTCAAGGTTGAAGAAGATAAAATTGGTCTTATAATCGGTCCTGGAGGAAAGACAATAAAGAGCATCAGCGAACGATCCGGTTCGACAATAAATATTGATGATACCGGACGAGTCGTAATCTTCGGAAAAGATCAGGCCAGCGCAGAAGCGGGAGAAGCAATGGTCCGGGCTCTTGTCGAGGAACCCGAGATTGGTACCATCTATAAGGGTATCGTTAAGCGGATTATGGATTTTGGCGCCTTTGTAGAAATTCTTCCTGGCAAAGAAGGTCTGGTCCACATATCCAAACTCTCTCGTGAGCGGGTTAATGCTGTATCTGACGTGCTGAAGGTTGAACAGGAAATACCGGTTAAATTGATAGAGATAGATCGTATGGGTCGAATAAACTTAAGCTATATCGATGCTATCGATCCTGACAGTGGAAAAAGCGGGAATCAGGGACAGAAACGTCAATAGGTAACTCCCGTGGATATGTAAGAATCTATAGCGGATTGTCCTATCCAGGGCAATCCGCTTTTTTAGAAGGAGACTTTTGATGGGATCTCTCGGCACAATACGAGTTCCGGCACTCCTCCCTGCTTCAGGAGCTCCTAAATACGCAACGAAAGTTTCCTCAGGCGCAGATTTGCTGGCTGATATTACGGAAGAGCTTGTTCTGCAAAGCCTTGAACGCGCCATTGTTCCTACAGGTTTATTCCTTGCCATCCCTCCAGGCTTTGAAGCCCAGGTGAGACCCCGTTCTGGTTTGGCTCTTCGCAGAGGGCTGACGGTACTTAACAGCCCCGGTACAATAGATGCAGATTACAGGGGAGAGATTAAGGTTATCCTGGTTAATCTTTCTGCCCGGGATGTCACTGTTCTTCCAGGGGAGAGGATTGCTCAGATTATATTTGCTCCTGTCATCCAGGCTCTTTTTGAAGAGCATGACGAACTGCCTTCTACCGAAAGAGGAAGTGGGGGGTTCGGATCAACCGGTGTTTGATTCTATTGACGTAAGAAGAAAGACAATACTTTTCAGGTACGTGGCAGAGGAGTTCGTGCTATCCTTTGCTGTAGTTTTTCTTTTTTTCTTCTTTATTTTTTTTATTAATCAAATCCTTCTGATGGCTGAAGAAATCCTGTCCAAGAATGTCGCCTACGGTGATGTTCTTCGCCTTATTATCTACGCGGTACCAAATATAATCTCCTATAGTTTTCCATTTTCGGCTCTCGTTGGCGGTCTCATGGCTGTTGGACGACTTGTAGGGGATAATGAGGTTCTTGCAATGCAGTCGGCGGGAATCCCTCTAAAGACCATTGCTCTTCCGATCTTTTCCCTGGGTCTGATTTTTGGCGGTATGGCATATTTTTCCAATGATGTGCTGCTGCCGGCAGGGACCATGAAATTCAACACCCTCTACCGGGAAATCCTCTACAGTAATCCTGCTCTTGAGCTTGAATCCTATTCAATAAAGCGTTACCGCGACAGGGTTATTGCAACAGGAAAGGTTCAAGCAGGCAGCATTGAAGATATTGTTATTTTTGACCGTGATGAAAAAAAGAATCAAAGAACCATCAATGCGTCTCGGGCGGTACTGGATAAAAATTACGGAAGCGCGGGAGTAATAAGCCTCCGTTTACATGATGTGGTAAGTATTGTGAGCGACCAGAAACGGCGGGGTTATTATGAATATTCAAGCGCAGAAACAATGGAATATAACATACTCCTTAAGGATATAAGTCTTGCAGTTCACAGCCTTACCCCCAGAGAAAAAAGTGTCAGGGCTATTATAGCGGAGATAGATGAAAAAAAGGGTCAGCTTAAGGAAAGGGAACTCCATAATCAGCAGCAGATTTTGAACCTGGAAACCGACATTGCCGGGGCCTATCTTGAAAAGTTTTTATCCGGCGGTACAGAGGTTACAAATAGAATAAATGGAAAGCTTGAACAGCTGAAAACAGCCAGGGAGCGGGATATTCGGGACAGGTCATTGCAAATGCACCGCTTGGAGTTTCATAAAAAGATTGCTCTACCCGCTGCATGCGTAGTTTTTCTTCTCTTCGCTTTTCCTGCGGGTATTTTAGCGCGTAAAGGCGGAAAGTCTATTGGATTTGGTATAGGCCTTTTTGTCTGCATGCTGTACTGGGGATTACTCTTTGCCGGCCAAACCCTGGGGATACGTTCCAACTTATCTCCATGGATTGCAATCTGGGCCGGAAACTTAGTAATTCTTATTGCCGGAATTAGTCTTCTTATTGTCAGGAGTCGTCGATGAAGATACTACGGCGATTACTTCTTTTTGATGCCCTTCCAGTTTTTATTACTGCGTTATTCTTTTTTGTACTTATGCTGCAAATGGTGGACCTTTTTGGTAACCTTTGGCGATATCTGAATCAGGATGTTCCGATATCCGTAATTATTGAGCTGCAGATTCTGTACGTTCCAAAGTGTATTTCATACGCTGTGCCCATATCGCTTTTGTTCTCAATAGCCTATACCC from Marispirochaeta sp. carries:
- the pnp gene encoding polyribonucleotide nucleotidyltransferase, whose protein sequence is MNHSVTIPMGNGELILETGKMAKQANGAVFARYEGSAVLATVCCSDKPVEGLDYVPLQVEYNEKYYAAGKIPGGFLKREGRPKDKEILVCRLIDRPMRPLFHKSFQRDIQVVPTVVSADQINPPDIIAMVAASAAVVISDIPFEGPVGAVRISSIDGELIINPTFDQIERSELDIIVSGTNEGITMVEGGAKEVSEERMLEAIALAESEIKKICAAQLELREKAGKEKLPLVEEEEVFSLEDEIKAFAAPKLEEACFVPGKFERYAAIKAVKNETLTSFEEKLDDDDYEKVDKIFEKLEYDIVRASILQNGKRTDGRGVEDIRPISCEIRVLPRTHGSALFTRGETQALAVTTLGTVSDEKIVDDIDGDKSYESFMLHYNFPPFSVGETGRMGTGRREIGHGHLAQRAIEGVLPKKEDFPYTIRVVSEILESNGSSSMATVCGSSLSLQSAGVPIKKPVAGIAMGLISSPEKTVVLSDILGEEDHLGDMDFKVAGTEDGITAFQMDIKISGVSQEIMATALNQAKKGRMHILGIMNETVSSHHGNMSEYAPKILTLKVEEDKIGLIIGPGGKTIKSISERSGSTINIDDTGRVVIFGKDQASAEAGEAMVRALVEEPEIGTIYKGIVKRIMDFGAFVEILPGKEGLVHISKLSRERVNAVSDVLKVEQEIPVKLIEIDRMGRINLSYIDAIDPDSGKSGNQGQKRQ
- the rpsO gene encoding 30S ribosomal protein S15; this encodes MLAKEAKQDVIKDFGKTDKDSGSTEVQIALLTKRIEDLTEHFKTNKKDHASRRGLLKMVGQRRRLLKYLQRKDLEKYRSLLGRLNLRK
- the dut gene encoding dUTP diphosphatase gives rise to the protein MGSLGTIRVPALLPASGAPKYATKVSSGADLLADITEELVLQSLERAIVPTGLFLAIPPGFEAQVRPRSGLALRRGLTVLNSPGTIDADYRGEIKVILVNLSARDVTVLPGERIAQIIFAPVIQALFEEHDELPSTERGSGGFGSTGV
- the truB gene encoding tRNA pseudouridine(55) synthase TruB, which gives rise to MIRKNGIILIDKNEGFTSSDTVRLVGRRLKAKKTGHTGTLDKFASGLLLCLVGSFTRLSSYLTEQDKVYDATIEFGRETETLDPEGEVCGEGPIPELSEIEAVLQGFRGEISQKPPVYSAVHIDGTRAYKRALKGESPDMPSRRILIEYLEITGYKAPLLSLQIACSKGTYIRSLARDIAYELGTVAFVSSLRRMKVGSAVVEDSSRVEDIGEETGVINDRSSMENLLGLEGISVPDAAVDDFLLGRSLDTPGFLPETADKEHYVCFDSLGRFLGVIRNQEHRWSYGMVNGALRD
- a CDS encoding LptF/LptG family permease produces the protein MFDSIDVRRKTILFRYVAEEFVLSFAVVFLFFFFIFFINQILLMAEEILSKNVAYGDVLRLIIYAVPNIISYSFPFSALVGGLMAVGRLVGDNEVLAMQSAGIPLKTIALPIFSLGLIFGGMAYFSNDVLLPAGTMKFNTLYREILYSNPALELESYSIKRYRDRVIATGKVQAGSIEDIVIFDRDEKKNQRTINASRAVLDKNYGSAGVISLRLHDVVSIVSDQKRRGYYEYSSAETMEYNILLKDISLAVHSLTPREKSVRAIIAEIDEKKGQLKERELHNQQQILNLETDIAGAYLEKFLSGGTEVTNRINGKLEQLKTARERDIRDRSLQMHRLEFHKKIALPAACVVFLLFAFPAGILARKGGKSIGFGIGLFVCMLYWGLLFAGQTLGIRSNLSPWIAIWAGNLVILIAGISLLIVRSRR